A stretch of the Microcebus murinus isolate Inina chromosome 6, M.murinus_Inina_mat1.0, whole genome shotgun sequence genome encodes the following:
- the CCPG1 gene encoding cell cycle progression protein 1 isoform X2, with the protein MSENSSDSDSSCGWTVINHEGSDVEMVNSVTASNNCELTPECSSLEQEELQVLQVEQGESSQHGTVLMGEAAYPALEETKSAIEAEEEKSSEDNVGFGTASDDSDIVTLEPPKLEEMGNQEIIIVEEAQNPEDFNMGSSSSSQYAFCQPETERWWEKLWKIPECIWGWDDQLKHHVPSQLAFQVFSSQPSDDESSSDETGNQPSPAFRRRRTRKKTVSTSESEEQQLTAQETEPSKELSKRQFSSGLNKCVILALVIAISMGFGHFYVMLSCYVAQAGLELLASSNPPNLASQITGITGTIQIQNRQQLVRKIHEDELNDMKDYLSQCQQEQESFTDYKSLKDNLARCWTVTEAEKMSFETQKMNLATENQHLRKSLEKEEKALSSLLQELSKLREQIRILEDKGTSTELVKENQKLKQNLEEEKQKKHSFLNQRETLLAEAKMLKRELERERLMTMTLRVELQQLSASQTHGNSDSSSVLTEQKEIVILRERLTELERKLNFEQQRSDLWERLYVEAKEQNGKQEADGKKKGGRGNHRAKNKSKETFLGSVKETFDAMKNSTKEFVRHHKEKIKQAKEAVKENLKKFSDSVKSTFRHFKDTTKNIFDEKGNKRYGATKEAAAEKSRTTFSDYLHPEYKAPTQNQNCRGPTRQRDGRKEKPVHFEEFRKNTNSQKGTAEHDCRESYPFRKACSGVFECARQESMSLFNTVVNPIRIDEFRQLIQRYLLKELDAFHHWKELDHFINNFFLNGIFIHDQKLFTDFVNDVKDYLKDMKEYQVDNDGVFEKLDEYIYRHFFGQTFPPPYGPSRPDKKQRMVNIENARHRKQEQKHLQPQPYKREEPVDL; encoded by the exons GGGTCTGATGTAGAGATGGTGAATTCTGTCACAGCCAGTAACAACTGTGAGCTTACTCCAGAATGTTCATCCTTAGAGCAAGAGGAGCTACAAGTATTGCAGGTAGAACAGGGAG AAAGCAGCCAACATGGCACAGTGTTAATGGGAGAAGCTGCTTATCCAGCTTTGGAAGAAACCAAGTCAGCAATTGAG GCAGAGGAAGAAAAGTCATCTGAAGACAATGTCGGTTTTGGAACTGCCAGTGACGATTCTGATATTGTTACCCTTGAGCCACCAAAGTTAGAAGAAATGGGAAATCAAGAAATAATCATTGTTGAAGAAGCACAGAATCCAGAAGACTTTAACATGGGCTCTTCCTCTAGCAGCCAGTATGCATTCTGTCAGCCAGAAACTG AAAGGTGGTGGGAGAAGCTGTGGAAGATTCCTGAATGCATTTGGGGATGGGATGATCAGCTGAAACACCATGTTCCTAGCCAACTCGCTTTCCAAG tattttcatCTCAGCCTAGTGACGATGAATCAAGTAGTGATGAAACCGGTAATCAGCCCAGTCCTGCCTTTAGACGACGCCGTACCAGGAAGAAGACTGTTTCTACTTCAGAATCTGAGGAACAGCAACTTACTGCACAAGAAACTGAACCATCTAAGGAGTTGAGTAAACGCCAGTTCAGTAGTGGTCTCAATAAGTGTGTTATACTTGCCTTAGTGATTGCAATCAGCATGGGATTTGGACATTTCTATG tgATGctatcttgctatgttgcccaggctggtcttgaactcctggcctcaagcaaccctcccaacttggcctcccaaatcactgggataacag gaacAATTCAGATTCAGAATCGTCAACAATTAGTCAGAAAAATACATGAAGATGAATTGAATGATATGAAGGATTATCTTTCTCAGTGTCAACAGGAACAAGAATCTTTTACAGATTATAAG tcattGAAAGACAACCTTGCAAGGTGTTGGACCGTTACTGAAGCAGAGAAGATGTCCTTTGAAACTCAGAAAATGAACCTTGCTACGGAAAATCAGCATTTAAGAAAATCtctggagaaggaagaaaaagcctTGTCTTCATTACTGCAAGAGTTAAGCAAACTAAGAGAACAGATTAGAATATTGGAAGATAAAGGAACAAGTACTGAATTAGttaaagaaaatcagaaactTAAGCAAAATTTggaagaggaaaagcagaaaaaacacAGCTTCCTTAATCAAAGGGAGACCCTATTGGCAGAAGCAAAGATGCTAAAGAGGGAACTGGAGAGAGAACGACTAATGACCATGACTTTAAGGGTGGAACTCCAGCAACTAAGTGCTAGTCAGACACATGGCAACTCAGATTCTTCCAGTGTATTAACTGAACAAAAGGAAATAGTAATCTTACGGGAAAGACTCACTGAGCTGGAGCGGAAGCTTAACTTTGAACAGCAGCGTTCTGATTTGTGGGAAAGACTGTATGTTGAggcaaaagaacaaaatggaaaacaagaagctgatggaaaaaagaaagggggTAGAGGAAACCACAGGGCTAAAAATAAGTCAAAGGAAACATTTTTGGGTTCAGTTAAGGAAACATTTGATGCCATGAAGAATTCTACCAAGGAGTTTGTGAGgcatcataaagaaaaaattaagcaggCTAAAGAAGCTGtgaaggaaaatttgaaaaaattctcagATTCAGTTAAATCTACCTTTAGACATTTTAAAGATACCACCAAGAATATCTTCGATGAAAAGGGTAATAAAAGATATGGTGCTACAAAAGAAGCTGCAGCTGAAAAATCAAGAACAACTTTTAGTGACTATTTACATCCAGAGTACAAAGCACCTACACAGAACCAGAATTGTAGAGGCCCTACTAGGCaaagagatggaaggaaagaaaagccagTTCACTTTgaagaattcagaaaaaatacaaattcacaGAAAGGCACTGCTGAGCATGACTGTAGGGAAAGTTATCCTTTTAGAAAGGCTTGTTCCGGTGTATTTGAATGTGCTCGACAAGAATCCATGAGCCTTTTTAATACAGTGGTGAATCCTATAAGGATAGATGAATTTAGACAGTTAATTCAAAGGTACTTATTAAAAGAGCTGGATGCTTTTCATCATTGGAAAGAACTTGAtcattttatcaataattttttcctaaatggtATCTTTATACATGATCAGAAGCTCTTCACTGACTTTGTTAATGATGTTAAAGATTATCTTAAAGACATGAAGGAATATCAAGTAGATAATGATGGAGTGTTTGAGAAGTTggatgaatatatatatagacacttCTTTGGTCAAACTTTTCCCCCTCCATATGGACCCAG TCGACCTGATAAAAAGCAACGTATGGTAAATATTGAAAACGCCAGGCATCGaaaacaagaacagaagcatcttCAGCCACAGCCTTATAAAAGGGAAG